A genomic segment from Candidatus Viadribacter manganicus encodes:
- the kdsA gene encoding 3-deoxy-8-phosphooctulonate synthase gives MTPANVIRIPRVESTPLEIGNHLPLTFICGPCQLESREHALETAEFLRDVFTRAGAGFIYKTSFDKANRSSLSTKRGAGFDKSAPIFEEIRKKIGVPVITDVHLPEQCAEVAEVVDVLQIPAFLCRQTDLLIAAAETGKAINVKKGQFLAPWDMKNVIAKITGSGNPNVMACERGASFGYNTLVSDMRALPIMKSFGAPVVFDATHSVQQPGGRGDTSGGERQFVPILARAAVAIGVAAVFLEAHPDPDNAPSDGPNMVPFDQLEDLVRDLIAFDRLAKQTAVAAE, from the coding sequence ATGACCCCGGCCAACGTCATCCGCATTCCGCGCGTTGAGAGCACCCCGCTTGAGATCGGTAATCACCTGCCGCTCACCTTTATCTGCGGCCCCTGCCAACTCGAAAGCCGCGAACATGCGCTGGAGACGGCGGAGTTTTTGCGCGACGTGTTCACGCGCGCCGGCGCCGGGTTCATTTACAAAACCAGTTTCGACAAGGCGAACCGCTCCAGCCTCAGCACCAAGCGCGGCGCCGGCTTCGACAAGTCCGCGCCGATCTTCGAAGAAATTCGCAAAAAAATCGGCGTTCCAGTGATCACCGACGTTCACCTGCCTGAGCAATGCGCCGAAGTCGCTGAAGTCGTCGATGTACTGCAAATCCCGGCTTTCCTCTGCCGCCAAACCGATTTGCTCATCGCCGCCGCCGAAACTGGCAAAGCGATCAACGTCAAGAAGGGCCAGTTCCTGGCGCCTTGGGACATGAAGAACGTGATCGCGAAGATCACCGGCAGCGGCAATCCGAACGTGATGGCCTGCGAGCGCGGCGCTAGCTTCGGCTACAATACGCTGGTTTCCGACATGCGCGCGCTGCCGATCATGAAGAGCTTCGGCGCGCCGGTCGTGTTCGATGCAACGCACTCTGTGCAGCAACCAGGCGGACGCGGCGATACCAGCGGCGGCGAGCGCCAATTCGTGCCGATCTTGGCGCGGGCGGCAGTCGCAATCGGTGTTGCGGCGGTCTTCCTCGAAGCTCACCCCGATCCGGACAACGCGCCGAGCGATGGCCCGAACATGGTGCCGTTCGATCAGCTCGAAGATCTCGTTCGCGATCTCATCGCGTTCGATCGACTAGCCAAACAAACTGCGGTCGCTGCCGAATAG
- the gcvA gene encoding transcriptional regulator GcvA translates to MSLPSLQTLRAFEAAARLKSYSKAAEELSLTHGAVSHRIRELEQRVGVTLFKRAGNTMQLTPDGQQLETQVRQGLSILEQAFPPPKGAHSKAQRHIIITAVPSLASTWLFSRLSDFRAEHPEIDIELRVTEALNDYRKEGIDLGIRLGAGGWPGLHSTKLFDEALTPVCSPDYRDKHKLIEPADLKRAMLLRNPWTPWTRWFQAANLDWPEPNTGPKIDDSPLLLKAALAGQGIALGRQWLAIDEIRAGRLVTPFDIAVRDSFAYWLCWPTGRPPSPDAQRFATWLQARAAAEEPPCPIKIAEAAE, encoded by the coding sequence ATGTCGCTGCCCTCCCTCCAGACGCTCCGCGCCTTCGAGGCGGCCGCGCGTTTGAAGTCCTATTCCAAGGCCGCCGAAGAGCTCAGTCTCACCCACGGCGCCGTCAGCCATCGCATCCGCGAGCTTGAGCAGCGCGTAGGCGTCACGCTCTTCAAGCGCGCCGGCAATACCATGCAGCTCACGCCCGACGGCCAGCAGCTCGAAACCCAAGTCCGCCAGGGCCTCTCCATTCTCGAACAAGCTTTCCCGCCGCCGAAGGGCGCGCACTCCAAAGCACAGCGCCACATCATCATCACCGCCGTGCCGAGCCTTGCCTCAACCTGGCTCTTCTCGCGCCTCAGCGATTTCCGCGCCGAGCATCCGGAGATCGACATCGAACTGCGCGTCACCGAGGCGCTCAACGATTATCGCAAGGAAGGCATCGATCTCGGCATCCGCCTCGGCGCCGGCGGCTGGCCGGGCCTGCACTCAACCAAGCTGTTCGACGAAGCCCTCACGCCCGTCTGCAGCCCCGATTATCGCGACAAGCACAAGCTCATTGAACCCGCCGATCTCAAACGCGCCATGCTCTTGCGTAATCCCTGGACGCCATGGACGCGCTGGTTCCAAGCCGCCAACCTCGACTGGCCCGAACCCAACACCGGCCCCAAGATCGACGACAGCCCGCTGCTCTTGAAAGCCGCGCTCGCCGGCCAAGGCATCGCGCTCGGCCGCCAATGGCTTGCCATCGATGAAATCCGCGCCGGCCGCCTGGTGACGCCGTTCGACATCGCCGTCCGCGATAGCTTCGCTTACTGGCTCTGCTGGCCCACCGGCCGCCCCCCCAGCCCCGACGCCCAACGCTTCGCCACCTGGCTCCAAGCGCGGGCGGCTGCGGAAGAACCACCCTGCCCAATCAAGATCGCCGAAGCGGCGGAGTAG